A portion of the Acidisarcina polymorpha genome contains these proteins:
- a CDS encoding CDGSH iron-sulfur domain-containing protein, producing MSDTAVKITTRPNGPFRVEGPITLINVDGQEIDLTGKPAVSLCRCGASVNKPFCDGTHSKIGFQAAEAAVAAEQK from the coding sequence ATGTCCGATACCGCAGTCAAGATCACTACCCGGCCGAACGGCCCCTTCCGCGTCGAAGGTCCGATTACCCTCATCAATGTCGATGGTCAGGAAATCGATCTGACCGGCAAACCCGCCGTCTCCCTCTGTCGCTGCGGCGCCTCGGTCAACAAACCATTCTGCGACGGGACCCACTCCAAGATCGGCTTTCAGGCGGCTGAGGCCGCGGTTGCCGCCGAGCAGAAGTAG
- a CDS encoding DUF433 domain-containing protein, whose protein sequence is MFKGTRTPVSTVFENLQDMSVDELVEGFGATREQVQAVLQLAAHSAEAAASRP, encoded by the coding sequence GTGTTCAAAGGGACGCGGACGCCCGTTTCAACCGTGTTCGAGAACCTTCAAGACATGAGTGTCGACGAGTTGGTCGAGGGGTTCGGAGCGACTCGCGAACAGGTTCAAGCCGTCCTACAACTCGCGGCGCACAGTGCGGAAGCAGCGGCTTCTCGCCCATAG
- a CDS encoding glucoamylase family protein, with product MTEFIQIADERNPDAAPLSVDHLRQHARTTARGWGVTRRPQGRGAFPARVEAARTLLDKLYGQLDRMPPPDYSKVTSPDPILELRENPRLIRAVVLEAASLRRKIPGLPRVVTQSAHASAHPGEQQGSLPRNLYIAEAYFDATQSVWNPDAFRIYLEQLQLDDPLDLEELWAIPSFMKFHLLEQVLDQAQGMLDSPSTVDLASKKLLSTRIRTLRDVGFADWVPLLESLIIFDPTLRQDPAHSYSLMDFETRESYRKRIAKVARYSEFTEAQVASAALDLAHEAWKLPITDARLYLRRSHVGYYLIDKGFPQLASRIGYRPAFIDRLRTLIRNNADDFYIGGIEVITILLMAAVIAPLASRYPVIGGLTLAFFLLLLPAAQGTVDLFNNIVTALFKAHPLPKLDFSSGIPAEFATFVAVPTLLMNEKQLRELVEELEVRFLANPDPNLHFGLVTDLPDSVTRPRENDTDPLVDLALSLINELNARYRESNYGSFFLLHRHRIFNARQGVWMGWERKRGKLLDLNKYLRGDFDAFPVKAGNLEVLRQVKYIITLDSDTQLPRGTASRLVGAIAHPLNRAIIDPRLRIVTEGYGLLQPRVGVSVSSASRSRLAAIYSGQTGFDIYARAVSDAYQDLYSEGIFTGKGIYEVASFHAVLDRRFPRNSLLSHDLIEGSYARVGLATDIEVIDDYPSHYSAYTRRKHRWVRGDWQIAQWMFSKVPDESGRFVPNPISTISRWRILDNLRRSLVEPFTFLLLVAGWLGLPGGPLYWTVATLIIFFLPNIVQLFFSLGHAAFSDQEGAVGEAFSGFLQALGVSLLTLAFLPHQTLLSLDAIVRSLVRRFITGQRLLEWETAAEAEANAKSKKRTPVDTYLAAMPLIAIALAAIIWYFNWGALHIAVPVLVLWGFSGSITAWLNAPPREQHARISPADAVFLEQQALRIWRFYAEFGSEKHNYLIPDNVEEEQLVEAPRVSTTNIGMLLNARQAAGDLGFITAHEFVDLTRRTLASIHKLEKLNGHPYNWYDTLTLAPLQPVTISSVDNGNLAASLYTLRAGALAMLKLPLLRPNLFGGLRTHWQLMLAQKGIPKQIASHPLPPETASNDTWVSWCLGTEMLEGFSAHTELSGEAAWWLRETGQRIKAISQLIRDYRPWMLPEFAPLRAIPQLGFSLETPIALATAPEFATQLEARLDRMWATSTDQANSVLSEQLRSLLPDAIIRLKALNSALVAIAEDAFHLADQMDFGFLLEKSRLLLSIGYEVATKKLHTATYDMLASEARIATFLAVAKGDIPQQSWFKLARTHTIAFNRPVLLSWTGTMFEYLMPSLWMRSYPDTLVSRTLSAAVEIQRDFARKHRIPWGISESGYAEQDPAGHYHYQAFGIPDMALKWDATAGPVVSPYSTFLALGTDAPAAMKNLRRMAKAGWVGAYGFYESADYSQTKGQAKLVREWMAHHQGMCLLAILNLLHENVVQTWFHSNPQLQATELLLHERPMREAALRAEYKQFSPKTRRTA from the coding sequence ATGACTGAATTCATTCAGATAGCCGACGAAAGAAATCCTGACGCCGCTCCCCTCTCGGTCGACCATCTTCGTCAGCATGCACGTACCACGGCCCGCGGCTGGGGTGTGACCCGAAGGCCACAGGGACGAGGTGCATTTCCTGCCCGTGTGGAAGCTGCCCGCACCTTGCTCGATAAACTTTACGGTCAGCTCGACCGAATGCCGCCGCCTGACTACTCTAAAGTTACTTCCCCCGACCCTATCCTTGAACTGCGTGAAAACCCCCGCCTCATCCGGGCAGTCGTCTTGGAGGCGGCTTCCTTGCGCCGTAAGATCCCGGGGCTCCCTCGGGTGGTCACGCAATCCGCCCATGCTTCCGCCCATCCGGGCGAACAACAGGGAAGCTTGCCGCGGAATCTATACATCGCCGAAGCCTATTTCGATGCCACTCAGTCGGTCTGGAACCCGGACGCTTTTCGCATCTACCTTGAACAACTCCAGCTGGACGATCCGCTCGATCTCGAAGAGCTCTGGGCGATTCCAAGCTTCATGAAGTTCCATCTTCTGGAGCAGGTCCTCGATCAGGCACAGGGTATGCTTGACTCGCCCTCGACCGTAGACCTCGCCTCAAAGAAGCTACTCTCGACCCGCATCAGGACCCTTCGAGATGTGGGCTTCGCCGACTGGGTCCCGCTGCTGGAGTCGTTGATCATTTTCGATCCCACCTTGCGCCAGGATCCAGCACACTCCTACTCGCTGATGGATTTTGAGACTCGTGAGAGCTATCGCAAGCGCATAGCGAAGGTGGCCCGCTACTCCGAGTTCACCGAAGCTCAGGTAGCCTCTGCCGCCTTAGACCTCGCTCACGAGGCATGGAAGCTTCCCATCACCGACGCTCGTCTCTACCTGCGACGCAGCCACGTCGGCTATTATCTGATCGATAAAGGATTTCCGCAGCTCGCCAGCCGCATCGGTTATCGCCCCGCCTTCATCGATCGTTTGCGTACGCTTATCCGTAACAACGCCGATGATTTTTATATTGGCGGCATCGAGGTCATCACTATCCTGCTGATGGCAGCGGTAATCGCGCCCTTGGCTTCTCGCTATCCGGTGATCGGCGGTCTGACACTCGCCTTCTTTCTGCTCCTGTTACCCGCCGCCCAGGGCACCGTTGACCTCTTCAATAACATTGTCACCGCGCTCTTCAAAGCGCATCCTCTTCCGAAGCTCGACTTCAGCAGCGGAATTCCAGCCGAGTTCGCCACATTTGTGGCTGTGCCCACGTTGCTGATGAATGAGAAGCAGCTTCGCGAACTCGTGGAAGAACTTGAAGTCCGCTTCCTCGCGAATCCCGATCCCAACCTCCACTTCGGCCTGGTTACCGATCTGCCGGATTCTGTCACGCGGCCTCGTGAGAACGACACCGATCCGTTGGTCGACCTGGCATTGAGCCTCATTAACGAGCTGAATGCCCGCTATCGCGAGAGCAACTATGGATCCTTCTTTCTCCTGCATCGTCACCGCATTTTCAATGCCAGGCAAGGCGTGTGGATGGGCTGGGAACGCAAGCGCGGCAAGCTGCTTGATCTGAACAAGTATCTGCGCGGCGACTTCGACGCCTTCCCCGTCAAGGCGGGAAACCTCGAGGTACTGCGGCAAGTCAAATACATCATCACCCTGGATTCCGATACTCAACTGCCCCGCGGCACTGCGTCCCGCCTGGTCGGCGCGATCGCTCATCCGCTCAATCGCGCCATTATCGATCCGCGTTTGCGCATCGTCACAGAGGGCTACGGTTTGCTGCAGCCGCGAGTTGGGGTCAGCGTCAGCTCCGCTTCCCGTTCTCGCCTGGCAGCAATTTATTCGGGGCAAACCGGCTTCGACATTTACGCACGCGCGGTCTCCGACGCATACCAGGATCTTTATTCTGAGGGCATCTTTACTGGCAAAGGGATCTATGAAGTTGCCAGTTTCCATGCCGTGCTGGACCGTCGTTTCCCTCGCAACTCCTTGCTGAGCCACGATCTGATCGAAGGCTCATATGCTCGGGTGGGTCTGGCCACTGACATCGAGGTCATCGACGACTATCCTTCGCACTATAGCGCCTACACCAGGCGCAAGCATCGCTGGGTGCGCGGGGACTGGCAGATCGCGCAATGGATGTTCTCGAAGGTGCCGGACGAATCTGGCCGCTTCGTGCCTAACCCCATCAGCACGATCTCCCGCTGGCGCATTCTCGATAACCTGCGCCGCTCACTCGTCGAACCGTTCACCTTCCTGCTGCTGGTAGCCGGTTGGCTGGGCCTGCCTGGCGGTCCGCTCTATTGGACGGTTGCCACCCTGATCATCTTTTTCCTGCCCAATATCGTTCAACTCTTCTTCTCGCTCGGCCATGCAGCCTTTTCAGACCAGGAGGGCGCTGTCGGCGAAGCCTTCTCGGGGTTCTTGCAGGCACTTGGTGTTTCGCTGCTCACTCTCGCGTTTCTTCCTCATCAGACGCTGCTTTCACTCGACGCTATCGTGCGCTCGCTCGTCCGCCGCTTCATCACCGGGCAGCGGTTGCTTGAGTGGGAAACTGCTGCGGAGGCCGAAGCCAACGCCAAGTCCAAGAAGCGAACTCCGGTCGACACTTACCTTGCCGCAATGCCCCTGATTGCGATAGCGCTCGCTGCCATCATCTGGTACTTCAACTGGGGCGCGCTCCATATCGCCGTACCCGTCCTTGTTTTATGGGGATTCTCCGGCTCAATCACTGCCTGGCTCAACGCGCCGCCCCGCGAGCAGCATGCACGCATCAGCCCCGCAGATGCGGTCTTCCTGGAGCAGCAGGCACTGCGCATCTGGCGTTTCTATGCCGAGTTTGGCAGCGAGAAACACAACTATCTCATTCCCGATAATGTCGAGGAAGAACAGCTCGTCGAAGCGCCGCGGGTTTCCACCACGAACATCGGCATGTTGCTCAATGCCCGCCAGGCTGCCGGGGATCTCGGCTTTATCACCGCCCATGAGTTCGTCGATCTCACTCGCCGTACGCTCGCCAGCATCCACAAGCTTGAAAAGCTCAACGGCCATCCCTACAACTGGTATGACACTCTGACCCTGGCGCCATTGCAGCCGGTCACAATATCCAGTGTGGACAATGGCAACCTGGCCGCTTCTCTTTACACGCTCCGCGCCGGGGCGCTTGCCATGCTCAAGCTTCCGCTCCTGCGACCGAATCTCTTTGGCGGCCTGCGTACTCATTGGCAGCTGATGCTGGCGCAAAAAGGAATTCCGAAGCAGATCGCCAGCCATCCGCTTCCACCTGAAACAGCGAGCAATGACACTTGGGTCAGTTGGTGTTTGGGAACCGAAATGCTGGAGGGTTTTTCGGCGCACACCGAGCTTAGCGGCGAGGCTGCCTGGTGGCTTCGCGAGACCGGGCAGCGGATCAAAGCGATCAGCCAGCTTATCCGCGACTACCGTCCCTGGATGCTGCCTGAGTTCGCCCCGTTGCGGGCGATCCCGCAGCTAGGTTTCTCGCTTGAAACGCCTATAGCACTGGCCACTGCGCCAGAGTTCGCCACTCAACTCGAGGCACGCCTCGACCGCATGTGGGCGACCTCGACCGACCAAGCCAACTCTGTGCTCAGCGAACAGCTTCGTTCCTTGCTACCCGACGCCATCATTCGGCTTAAAGCGTTAAACTCTGCCCTGGTGGCAATCGCGGAGGATGCATTCCACCTCGCCGATCAAATGGATTTTGGATTTCTGCTGGAGAAGAGCCGTCTGCTTCTCTCGATCGGCTACGAAGTCGCCACCAAGAAGCTGCATACCGCGACATACGACATGCTCGCCTCCGAAGCCCGGATCGCGACCTTCCTGGCGGTGGCAAAGGGAGATATTCCCCAGCAAAGCTGGTTCAAGCTGGCGCGCACTCACACCATCGCCTTCAACCGCCCGGTGCTGCTCTCCTGGACCGGCACGATGTTCGAATACCTGATGCCATCTCTCTGGATGCGCAGCTATCCCGACACCCTGGTTTCCCGAACTTTAAGTGCCGCGGTTGAAATTCAACGTGATTTCGCCCGCAAACATCGCATCCCGTGGGGCATCTCCGAATCCGGATATGCCGAGCAGGACCCTGCCGGCCACTACCACTATCAAGCTTTCGGCATTCCCGACATGGCGCTGAAATGGGATGCGACCGCTGGCCCCGTCGTGTCGCCTTACTCCACCTTCCTGGCGCTCGGCACCGATGCGCCGGCGGCCATGAAGAACCTTCGCCGCATGGCCAAAGCCGGATGGGTTGGCGCCTATGGCTTCTATGAGTCCGCCGATTACTCCCAGACGAAAGGCCAGGCCAAGCTCGTTCGCGAGTGGATGGCCCATCATCAGGGAATGTGCCTGCTCGCCATCCTCAACCTGTTGCACGAAAACGTCGTCCAGACCTGGTTCCACTCCAATCCACAACTGCAAGCGACCGAGCTGTTGCTGCACGAGAGACCGATGCGCGAAGCGGCTTTGAGGGCGGAATACAAACAGTTCTCCCCTAAGACTCGCCGCACCGCCTGA
- a CDS encoding ABC transporter ATP-binding protein, which translates to MNVNGTGQTGAPANGAPKKHVEVPGSAWGDRLRALKNVPPVLKILWESGPAVVTWGIILRLITAGLPALLGYISSWILGNVKLAIDHQPLPPRFWWMVGAEVFFAVFANAINRLIDYLDSLLSDRYTFFVSVRVMRQAADLDLTTYEDPVFYDRLERARVQATDRLGMIQQMGRLLQQVVTTAIFTGILMYHSPWLVLLLTLGVLPSFLGETHYAFLGYAKNFRQTPAKRQMDYLRQAAGSREGAKELKLYNLADYFTGRFTSLSKEIYEENIELSRRKLFWGGILTMIGTLGYYGSYVFVIWRAVEGQLDMTTLLFLTTSIIQAQSNLQQVFSTASGIADQALFLTDLIAFFDMKPTVISKPNGQLVPRPIRRGFEFRNVSFAYPGTTRRVLKDFNFTLSPGERIALIGENGQGKTTVVKLITRLYDPTEGQILLDGVDLREYKLEDLHHEIGVIFQDFMRYEMTARENIAVGRVERQHTEEEIEHAAEKSLAASVVAKLSGGYDQMLGRRFEGGVELSGGEWQRVALARAYLRDAQLLILDEPTAALDAKSELEVFERFAELTTDKMALLISHRFSTVRMADRIVVLAGGRLVEEGNHQQLMALGGRYAEMFEMQAASYR; encoded by the coding sequence ATGAACGTAAATGGAACTGGTCAAACCGGTGCGCCGGCAAATGGTGCGCCCAAAAAGCATGTAGAGGTTCCTGGAAGCGCCTGGGGGGATCGGCTTCGTGCGCTCAAGAATGTGCCGCCCGTCCTCAAGATCCTTTGGGAGTCCGGTCCAGCGGTCGTCACCTGGGGCATCATCCTGCGGCTCATCACTGCCGGATTGCCTGCCCTGCTTGGTTACATATCTTCCTGGATCCTCGGCAATGTCAAGCTGGCGATCGATCACCAGCCACTGCCTCCGCGCTTCTGGTGGATGGTTGGGGCTGAAGTATTCTTTGCCGTTTTTGCGAACGCGATCAATCGCCTGATCGACTATCTTGATAGCCTGCTCTCCGACCGTTATACCTTTTTCGTCAGTGTCCGGGTGATGCGGCAGGCTGCCGACCTCGATCTCACCACCTATGAAGACCCGGTCTTTTATGACCGGCTCGAACGTGCCCGCGTCCAGGCGACTGATCGTCTCGGCATGATCCAGCAGATGGGCCGGCTCTTGCAGCAGGTAGTCACAACCGCCATCTTCACCGGCATTCTTATGTATCACTCGCCGTGGCTGGTGCTCCTGCTGACGCTGGGCGTACTGCCATCCTTCCTGGGCGAGACCCACTACGCTTTTCTTGGCTATGCCAAGAACTTCCGCCAGACTCCCGCCAAGCGGCAGATGGACTACTTGCGCCAGGCCGCGGGCAGCCGCGAAGGCGCGAAGGAACTGAAGCTCTACAACCTTGCCGATTACTTCACCGGCCGTTTTACCTCCCTCTCCAAGGAGATCTACGAAGAGAACATCGAGCTTTCCCGCCGCAAGCTTTTTTGGGGCGGCATCCTGACCATGATCGGAACGCTCGGCTACTACGGATCGTATGTTTTCGTGATCTGGCGCGCGGTCGAGGGACAGCTCGACATGACCACCCTGTTGTTCCTGACCACTTCGATTATCCAGGCGCAATCGAACTTGCAGCAGGTCTTTTCAACTGCCTCAGGCATCGCCGACCAGGCGCTCTTCCTGACCGACCTAATTGCGTTCTTCGATATGAAGCCGACCGTGATATCGAAGCCGAATGGCCAGCTCGTACCTCGCCCGATCCGCCGCGGCTTCGAGTTCCGCAACGTCTCTTTCGCTTATCCAGGGACAACTCGCCGGGTTCTCAAGGACTTCAACTTCACCCTTTCGCCCGGGGAGCGCATCGCTCTAATCGGCGAGAACGGCCAGGGGAAGACCACGGTCGTTAAGCTGATTACCAGGTTGTACGACCCCACTGAGGGTCAGATCCTGCTCGATGGCGTTGACCTGAGGGAATACAAGCTTGAAGATCTCCATCATGAAATCGGCGTCATCTTTCAGGACTTCATGCGCTACGAGATGACCGCTCGCGAAAACATTGCGGTGGGCCGGGTGGAGCGTCAACATACCGAAGAGGAAATCGAACATGCCGCCGAAAAGAGCCTCGCCGCCAGCGTGGTGGCAAAGCTCAGCGGCGGGTATGACCAGATGCTCGGCCGCCGCTTCGAAGGCGGAGTCGAACTCTCCGGGGGGGAATGGCAGCGGGTCGCCCTGGCGCGCGCTTACCTGCGCGATGCTCAGCTGCTGATTCTTGATGAGCCGACCGCAGCGCTGGACGCCAAGAGCGAGCTTGAAGTCTTCGAACGTTTCGCTGAACTCACCACCGACAAGATGGCGCTCCTCATCTCTCATCGCTTCTCGACGGTACGCATGGCCGATAGGATAGTTGTATTGGCGGGGGGCCGGCTGGTCGAGGAGGGCAATCATCAGCAGCTAATGGCGCTTGGCGGACGCTATGCCGAAATGTTCGAGATGCAGGCCGCCAGCTACCGGTAA
- a CDS encoding PP2C family protein-serine/threonine phosphatase, with protein MKTPEKKTSAPLDLVERGTRRGSSDSPYLRIFKSNVYVRDLARSVSFYVDQLGFSVLADGRFEFGRWIAVAPPDGSTILALLAPKRNSDNYKLIGRPTNIGFITEDINATYELWLSRGVHFSQPPQSQLWGGTFARFCDPDKNAFELIASDEMSRDIEAQRRAIAEKAELERRTAQELEIAKQVQARLFPQTLPAVAGLDYAGVCIQARHVGGDYYDFLALGQERLGLLIGDISGKGMAAALLMANLQANLRSQFALAREQPHLLLRSVNELFYQNTADSSYATFFYAEYDGPKQRLRYTNCGHLAAILLRQDDTLEMLHSTGTVLGLFKDWDGPTVECQMHPGDMLALYTDGVTESFNEAEEEFGEARLIEALRRHRAQPAQAILALIVEALRRFSSEEQHDDITLIVAKCSCD; from the coding sequence GTGAAAACTCCTGAGAAGAAAACCTCCGCTCCGCTGGACCTGGTGGAACGAGGGACAAGGCGCGGAAGCTCGGACAGCCCGTATCTTCGTATCTTCAAATCCAATGTCTACGTTCGGGATCTCGCCCGGAGCGTCTCCTTTTATGTGGATCAGTTAGGGTTCAGCGTCCTGGCCGATGGCCGCTTCGAATTTGGCCGGTGGATCGCCGTCGCTCCTCCCGATGGAAGCACGATCCTGGCGCTGCTCGCGCCGAAGCGGAACTCTGACAACTACAAGCTCATTGGGCGGCCGACCAACATCGGATTCATTACCGAGGACATCAATGCCACCTATGAGTTGTGGCTTAGCCGGGGAGTGCATTTTTCCCAACCGCCGCAGTCGCAGCTTTGGGGAGGAACGTTCGCCCGCTTTTGCGATCCAGACAAAAACGCATTTGAATTGATCGCTTCCGACGAGATGAGCCGAGACATTGAAGCGCAACGCCGCGCGATCGCTGAGAAGGCGGAGCTGGAAAGGCGCACCGCACAGGAGCTGGAGATTGCCAAGCAGGTGCAGGCCAGGCTTTTCCCGCAGACCCTGCCTGCGGTGGCGGGCCTCGATTATGCCGGCGTGTGCATCCAGGCCCGTCACGTCGGTGGGGATTATTATGATTTCCTGGCCTTGGGACAAGAGCGGCTGGGGTTGCTGATCGGCGATATCTCCGGCAAGGGAATGGCAGCGGCGCTGCTTATGGCCAATCTTCAAGCAAACCTGCGCAGCCAATTTGCCCTGGCTCGCGAGCAGCCGCACCTTCTATTGCGCTCAGTGAATGAGCTGTTCTATCAGAACACCGCGGACAGCTCCTACGCGACCTTCTTCTACGCCGAATATGACGGCCCGAAACAACGATTGCGATATACGAATTGCGGCCATTTGGCGGCTATCCTTCTGCGCCAGGATGACACCCTGGAGATGCTTCATTCAACCGGCACGGTGTTGGGCTTGTTCAAAGATTGGGATGGCCCCACGGTAGAGTGCCAGATGCATCCGGGAGACATGCTGGCCCTTTACACCGACGGCGTTACTGAATCCTTCAATGAAGCAGAAGAGGAGTTCGGCGAAGCTCGTCTGATCGAAGCATTGAGACGCCACCGGGCGCAACCGGCACAAGCGATTTTGGCATTGATCGTTGAGGCCCTTCGTCGATTCAGTTCCGAGGAACAACACGACGACATTACCTTAATTGTCGCCAAATGCAGCTGCGATTGA
- a CDS encoding DUF1059 domain-containing protein encodes MAEQTKKEFRCADVGYTECGWKLEGNSEEEMVPTIQDHAAKVHHLELKEEAVQHVRQAIRDVA; translated from the coding sequence ATGGCGGAGCAGACAAAGAAGGAATTCCGGTGCGCCGATGTCGGCTACACGGAGTGCGGTTGGAAGCTGGAAGGCAACTCTGAGGAGGAGATGGTGCCGACCATCCAGGACCATGCGGCGAAGGTGCATCACCTGGAACTGAAAGAGGAAGCGGTCCAGCATGTGCGGCAGGCCATTCGAGACGTTGCCTGA